The genomic segment TATAATGTGTTTAATAATCAAAGCTACTCACCTTTCATAGTGTTAAAGTGTGACAGTTTCCAGGAGAGAGCAGACCATATGGAGCTCTGCTGCCGCTTCAGGTTTCACTATATAACACCCTTGTTATATAGTGAAGGGGGCGGAGAACTGAGAAATTGGAAACTTTGGTGAAGCTGAGTGATTTTCCCTCTGCTTTGCCCCATgagcgcgcgcgcacacacacacacacacacgcgcacacacattcTCTGCCATCCATTTCTATTCAGACACCCCCACACTGAAATGCACACACACCAACTCCCCACTGCACACTAGAGGTCTGTGCTGTCTCACCGTGGTGGGATAATTACGTAACCTTTTGACACGCACATTCTCCCAGGGTCTGTTCTGAGAGCAACTACAAAGTACGGTGGAGACACTGGTTGGACTATCTGGACCATCAGCACACATGTTCAGTCATGTTTGTTACTGGGGCTGGTATGCAGAAATGCATCATGCTTAGAATGTGCAACTTTGAATCACCTGCTCACACGTATCGTTCTAATTGTTTCTGCTGTCTCTCTTCAGTATTTTCCTACTCCTGGGAATTAAAATATCCATCCTGCTTCATGAAGTCCCGGCTCCAAAAACGCCATTAATTCAGACCACGAAAAAGGAGGCTTTATTCCCTCAATCCTTCTTCACAGTCCCAGAAGCccattcagattttttttttcccaccacaGGGGTCCAGATGGGTCTAGTTCAAGGCATTTGTTATAAGGTCACAATGCAGAGGATCTGTGTGGAGGTGGGGACAGATTTAAGGACAGAGTTAAGATGTTCTTAACTCCACCCCCCCACCAACTCACTCAACTCCATCTCCTTTGTTCCCCCCACTGTTCCATCGTTTTAAAACGTATGCATTATCCATACAAATGAAGCCATCCGTGATTCCCTTCAGTTTCCTCTAGTGTAACAAACTGAACACACAGGGGATCTGAAAAGTTCCAAATATGAGCATGGcaatgtaagtaaagttttttcAAAGTTACATCGAAaaagacaaatacagagtaTGTAAAGTAGTCAGACAAACAGAGGAAAATACAGAAGAGAAACTTAGAACGAAGTGCAAAAACTAGTCTAAAAAAACCCACTATAACCGCTGTTAACACATGTACAAACAGGTATCAGTGGTCTCTAAGCTTTTTTCGCCCCCACAGGGCCCCTTTTCATAGATAAAAATGCAACTCTGACCTTCACCAAGGTGGAACCACTGCTTTAAATTATTACAGCTACTTCATACACTTCTGTAGCAACATCTGTAGACAAACAAAACCAGGTAAAAGACACTGGAGAGCTCAGCAATGGGCTGCGTTTCCTTGTCTTTTTCTGCTGCTCCCTTAAGTGTGCAGCCACTCTGTGCCAGAGTTCTTACAGCTTGGAATTCTATAATTaggctttatttttatttcatttaaaaaaataaaataaagaaaaacaaataatcaaCAAATGAAATatcctctgtatattttaaatttaattttagttttgttcatttttcataTCACAAAGCCATTTCagttagttttcttttttcaaaagtgtaactttaatatatattttcattAATTGAAAACGTTTTTTATacaaagttttagtttttagtttagttttagttaccTGCAACAAGCTTGCTCTGTGCATTCTCCAGGGTCCATCTGGTCTCCATAGATCAAACAGAAGTGTGCTGGTTAAACCATATGTGTAAACACATCTTGTTTAATGCTTGTTGAGACTAGAGGTTAAAATCTAATCCACAGCAGTTTGACTGGATTGGGTGACCTTAAAATGTGTCatttaaggttaaaaaaaagatgttatATAGCTATttacaaaaccttttttttccaagaAGCATTAGGCCAGTGATAAAATACCCACAACTGTAATTCTGATTGATCCAAATGAACTCATTTACCCTCTCTAAAGCAACAAGACAGACATTATTAGGCAATTCACATCAATGTTTGACAGACAACTCTTGCCTCATCCATGATTTTAATGGTGAATAAAGGTGAAAGCGAAGATAAAAGTGGCTGCAGCGGAGCATCACAAgggagcaaacatagcagttggtgacttccatgtgttttaaaataatgattttcatcaaagtataaaaaaaaacaacaacaaaataccCCATCATATAttgaaattatattattttgtcccactagttttaaaccttaAATGAGTGAATAGGTTTAAAATGGTTTTAAGTTTTTTGGATAACCCATTTATCATTGTCCAAAACACTACATCAGAACCTTCAACATGAACGTGTTAGTTTGTTAACTTGCAGAGGAGGAACTGCAACAAGAAAATTATAATCTTATAGACAACAGTGTTCTTTCCTCAGGAGCTGTACAGTTCCCCCCATTCATGGATAAAAATGATCTTGGTCTTTGTATCACGCTTACTTGATATCTTTTTAGTTAAATTAAAATACTGCTATATTTTGGTTTTTCTGGAATATGATAAGGACACAAGTAACACAACAACTGAAAACATCAAATTTAGGAAAACATGTTGGCATAGTGGCCTGACATGTTATTCCCTAATTTCCttcgggattaataaagtattctgattctgattctgaacacAAAGGATTTCACTGAGTAAAAACGTGACGCGATAAAAACCTGTGCAGACATGGCCTGAAATATGCCTCAGATTCTTTTGTATATTCTGTAATTGTAAATAACCGTTGAACGGAAAATACCCACAAGTGGGAAAAGCCCCGCCCAAGCATGATTTCTGAtgtaagttattttttttaatcaggccTCCTTGAGTCACATACACCCTACAAGAAGCCTAAGAAGAACTGAGCTACTCCTCAGCCTATCCATCTTCAATCTGTTGTATAAAGTGTACTAGTGTACTGTGAAAatgtcttgagccacccctttTCTTAAAATACTTTCCTGCAAAATTGTTGCAGAGACTTGTTGAAACTTGCAAACATACATGCAAAAGCAGTACATAAGGTCACAGAGCTTAACAGactttgtacaattctaacaagcttgaaagtcaatattggGAATGATCACCTTTAGGCACACTTTCCTGCAAAAGTAGTCTGCAGGAATACTTCTTTAGGCATCTTGAGGGGCATTAAAAGATCTTCTTTGGTTGTGGGCttattctgttctctgtcaataTCTCATGATCTCATGCTGTTTCAATAAttcaacaaatttcccacgtgtgggactaatagaggttatcttatcttatcttatcttaattgAGGGctttggggaggccaatccatgtaTGCACTATTTCTTAAGATGTcatagtgtgtgtttttctatccaaaTATACTTTTAGTGCACTGACACTCATTTTGACAAGCTCCCTAACACCATTTCTGAGATGCACCTCAAAACCATGACAGAACGTCCACGATGTAATACAGATGACTGTACACGCTCACTGTTGTATCTCTCTAATGACCTGTGTACATGTTTACAATGATTTAAatagtactgacagggactagaaagagagaacagatttctcctatattggctttTCTTCACTGTCTCCCTGGTAAATCCAGAatagaattcaaaatcctgctcctcgcatacaaggtcttaaataatcaggccccatcttatcttaatgaccttatagtaccatatcaccctattagagcacttcgctctcgcactgcaggcttacttgttgttcctagagtattttaaagtagaatgggagggagagccttcagtttttttctgtggaaccagcttccagttcggattcgggagacagacactatctctacttttaagattaggcttaaaactttcctttttgctaaagcatatagttagagctggatcgggtgaccctgaatcctcccttagttatgctacaataggtgtaggctgctgggggattcccatgatgcattgagtatttcttcttcagtcacctttctcactcgctatgtgttaatagacctctctgcattgaatcatacttgttattaatctctggctctcttccacagcatgtctttatcctgtcttccttctctctccccaactggtcacggcagatggccgcccctccctgagccaaAGTACTTGTTCAAAGGGGGtcgtatgattgttgggtttttctctctatGTATTATTTAGgttctaccttacaatataaagtgtatTCTTCACTGTATAGTAaatgttgccactgattttcagttaaTGGTCATTGGATTGGTTcttatagtgcttttctacttgaacactcaaagcactttatacagcatGGCTCACTCACACAACCACCACAATCATATAGTTGGTTCTGTTTcatttataatcacctctgtcaattcttgatatttattatgTAAAATATTGTATTGTTACATAGTCTAGTCTAGTCTAGTCTAGTTTCTGTTACTGtactggagcaactgtaacccacataatttccttagggattaataaagtatgctaattctgattctgattaataagaatggcttcttgacagccactctTCCACTGAGAACATTTTTGATGAGACTTGATAAAAACTGAAGGGCcggatgcatctctcaggtctaTGTCAGGCATTTACTTGATATTTTCCTATTCGTGAAGACATGACTTTTAGACAGATTTTTGCTGTCAATAGTTTTTTTaggccttgtttttcttttgtcctctcCTCACCCAGTTTCCTCAGATTTTCTAAGGACACAGCACATGGCatgctgaggtatgccaaatgtTTTGCCAATAGCTCTTTGGCTATCATTGTATTGGTGCAAAATAGTATTTCATCTTTTGTCGTTAGTACTATTGTATCGTGCTATCACTGGACACAAACAAATCATGAATTTTTGTGACAGGCtactagtaacaaagtgccgaAAGATACATTCCTGTGAAAATGGTACTGGactaaaaatgattttaaattatccaatgtctaaagaaaaactttgaaagacctgcAGAAAGtttggagaactattgctcgagaccactttaaaaaatttgaaaaaaaaagtctggctccttgatTGCAAATCTAAAGAAATAAAGGGTGGCTCAAGGTCTTAGTCTTAAATGTTCATTTGATTTAGTGTCAGCTTCTGTTTATGCTGGTGGAATTAACAATGAATTATGGGCCTGTTAGACTTCTTTTAATCCACTGTGAGCTAGAGACCTCTAGTGTTTAGAGTGGAAAATGTACCAAACTGGTAGCAAACTAAACTAAGCTGATGTCAACAAAAGTGTCAACTTTTATTTCTCTGTTATTTATTCCATCTTTCTTAAAAATCAAGTACATCATGTAAAAGTTACAAAGGTCAGTATTCATCATGAAAGGGGTACTCTGGATGATCACTCCACCTGAGTTAAAAAGAAAGAGTTTACTACCATTAATATCGAGGATTTGGTTCATGCATTATacaacaaatctttttttagaTATTTGTCCGTCAAAGCTTGTACTTACATCAGCAACTCAACAAACCGAATATTTTTGTTCAGTGCTTCAATGGCTTTCATTTCTTCCTCAGTCAGTGAAAAAtcaaatatctgaaaaaaaaattgcttctGTTTaaattcatccattcattcattcattcattcattcaactGTTTAACCCTTACATATTGTATATATTTCATGTCTTTGCATTATGATTGTAGTCAGTTTGACACATGCCAGGATTCCTAAGTGTCTACAACAAATTTTGAACTACAGATCTATTTAGAGTGTATAAATAGTCTAGCTGACATTAATGGaagattaatttttaattaatgtttcaaagagcagagagaaaaacaactaTTATGCACAATCTCGTACCCTGATTTACTTTAGACATGAAAATAATAGCAATAACGATTTCATGAGATTTTATGAAAGGTGAAAATGGCAAAACCATTCTGGAACTGGTTGGATTTATTGTATAACCATGTATAATCACTACAAACATTAAATGCTGTCCTCATGTCTTTGTGAATTCaatattattttaaacttaGAGTAAAAAACTTATTGCAAAATAGTCTGAGCATTCAAAGCATTGCCTGTGCAGCATTTCGACGTttcttattttcactgaaatggCAGATCAGGTGACTTTATAATCTTATGACCTCTAATCCCTCTTTTGATCCCTGTTTCAATCTCTTTTTAATTTCACTTAGCTCAGACTACATGGGTCCTAATTAGTTTATTGTTAGATTCTTTTCTTACATAAAGCTTACTTTTGTTTACAGGTGCGAAGCACAAGCACCAGTCATGTAGGCTAATAATGTAATTGCACTTATAACTAAACTTGTTGCAAAACCTACGGATATTTGTGTTTGGTGGATTATTTGTTTGTTGTAACAATGCTTCTTGGCAATAAATCTCACACTGTTGTAAGGCCAGTTTATTTCCCCTTGAATGTGCCACATGTGTAAAGAAAATGCATTTGGGAGTTAAACAGCAGAGTTTAGGATGTGGGTTGCGCATCAGCCTACAAAAATTTGTAGCACCTGTTCAAAagtataacattttaaaatagtttaaattttttttatattttggatCATTTTAGGGAACATCATCAAATTTCAGGCCAGAAAGGTGGCATTTTTGGTATATTTACTGTTCTCCAATGTCAAAATGGTCAAATTTAACCAAAAATGCATGTAAGAGTTAAAACCTGGCAGCAATGGTACCATAACTTTGACTTTACGTGCACATAGAGTTGAAAATGTTGGTACAGTACCTGGAAGTTATGTTTGATCCGCTCAGGGTTGAAGCTCTTTGGGATCACTACAACTCCTCTCTGTATGTTGAAGCGCAGGGCCACCTGGGCACtacttttgttgtattttttcccAATGGATACAAGCACCTCATCGTCCAGCAGAGGAGGACATTTCAAATTCACCCTAAAAAAGAGACACAGCTAAATACGCACCATGTCATTTACCAAATGAATTCTGCTTAGGGTCATGTTAAGGGTTTGGTAACAacaataatttgtttttatttttgcagtctCACATTAATACAGTAATAGGGGTGATAAAATTACAATAACCTCACACCAGCCTACATAAGTGTATATATTTTCAAACCTACCAAGATGCATCTCTGGAGGAGCCAATTGGGCAATAGCCAACAATCACGATGTCATGCTGACGACAGTACTCCAGAAGTTTTGGTTGTGTGAAATATGGGTGGCATTCGACCTAAAGGTAAATaagaagaagggaaaaaatgaCAGGGCTCAGTCTTACAAGTAGGAAGGAAACTGGATGGGAATCAAAAGTAAAATCTATTCCATTTAATCTAgattaatgaaagaaaatgtatttcagcATAGTGTTTGACTATTTTTTGGCAGAGAGTTTACTTTAGAAATGCCTTCTTATTAAAAACCCAGAATACTAATGTATACTGTACAGTACTATTTTACTTTGTAGACTACCCTCATTGTGATGTCATTAGGGGTCAGGAAACAAACTGGGATCACCTGGTTGGATACAGGTTTGTGTTTGAGACCAGGTTTATTCAGAAGCAGCTCCAGCTGCCTGCGATTGAAGTTGGAGACTCCCAGGGACTTAACCAGTCCAGCATCTTTGCAAGCCTCTAAAGcctgaaagaagaaaatattaataCCTTATCAAAGACTGATAGCAGTAACCTTTACAGGCTAACTGAGATAGCCAAGACAAGCCAAGACACAaggaaaataaactgtttatgaCACTGTCCTTGAGAGTAATGTGCTGCAGAAAAAAATACTCTGACCAGTATTAACATGTAAAAACACTTGAATAAGATAAAACAATGCCTACCTAATATTTTATTGGATGCATACAGTACAAATGCAAgtgcaaaagtcgtgagccatctccctttttaaaaaatattttgcaaaatgggaaataggtgcagactaaccaaaatataaaattatacatataacaaaacagagtttttagaattttaacaagcttgaaagtttATTAGACATGCTCaattttattctttaacacagcctgcaatgtctttaagtagtcttcaagaatagttctccaggctgcTAGAAGgatattcaaagctcttctttcagtgttgactgccttttgttccattctgtcaagatgatccaacactgcttcaataacATTGTGATCTGGGGTCACGGAAGGCCAATCAATGAGTGATAGCCATTCGGTTCTACATTCCACTTTTTGACAGAATCACCAACAAACAGAGCTCACCTCCCATGTTGCACAGAGATCTGTGTGGTGGTAGATGTAGTTTCCATCTTGGTCCTTTGGATAAAAGGCATTTCCAGGCTAAAATATATGCATAattaaatactttgcattaaaaGTGGTTATTTAAGCATGTGATTTATGGTGACCAAAGGTGGGACAATGCAGTCATGGTCAAAACGCTTAATAAAGAAACATCCTGATTCCAGGTACCCAATCTTAACCAAACACCTGTCTACATAATCTTATCTGATTCTAATGTGTGTAATGTGGCAAGGGCCAGTATTTGCTATGCAGTTCCTGTGTTTTAACCCCTATTATCTAATTCTGTATTTAATAGTTAAAAATACTTTATTGTAAAAATTTGTAAGAAGATTTTTTAGAAACCTTGAAGGCCATTGGAAGCTCAATGATGTAGAGATCCACATAGTCAAGTTTTAAGGCTTTCAATGTCCTCTCTAAGGCTGGTCTCACCAACTCTGGTGGATGGAAGGTATTCCAgagctgagaaaaaaaacattgctaaatttaaaaaagaattgaAACAACCTGAACATTCAAATATCCGGGCAGCAGACCATTGCAATAACATGATTAGTTCTTAAAGGTTTGTAGGAATGAAAGTTGATTAAACAAAAGCTAAAAAATATTACCTTTCCGCAGTAAAAGATGTCCTCTCTTCTAACGGTTCCATCAGCTATCTTCTCCCTAATGGCCTGACCCACTTCATGCTCATTGAAATATACCAATGCCCCATCAAAGTGCCTGTAGCCCACATCTATGGCCAACTTGACACAGTCACGTGCAGTGCCTTTGGGTGTCTTTAaaaaattcacagaaaatataaatttttttttaattttttaagctACTCCCACAGTGTGTACT from the Oreochromis niloticus isolate F11D_XX linkage group LG7, O_niloticus_UMD_NMBU, whole genome shotgun sequence genome contains:
- the LOC100710661 gene encoding 3-oxo-5-beta-steroid 4-dehydrogenase isoform X1, which gives rise to MVQGSWPTYGLALREVRCSSIVHILDTNMNLTAESHRIPLSDGNSIPLLGLGTYGDPRTTPKGTARDCVKLAIDVGYRHFDGALVYFNEHEVGQAIREKIADGTVRREDIFYCGKLWNTFHPPELVRPALERTLKALKLDYVDLYIIELPMAFKPGNAFYPKDQDGNYIYHHTDLCATWEALEACKDAGLVKSLGVSNFNRRQLELLLNKPGLKHKPVSNQVECHPYFTQPKLLEYCRQHDIVIVGYCPIGSSRDASWVNLKCPPLLDDEVLVSIGKKYNKSSAQVALRFNIQRGVVVIPKSFNPERIKHNFQIFDFSLTEEEMKAIEALNKNIRFVELLMWSDHPEYPFHDEY
- the LOC100710661 gene encoding 3-oxo-5-beta-steroid 4-dehydrogenase isoform X2 — its product is MVQGSWPTYGLALREVRCSSIVHILDTNMNLTAESHRIPLSDGNSIPLLGLGTYGDPRTTPKGTARDCVKLAIDVGYRHFDGALVYFNEHEVGQAIREKIADGTVRREDIFYCGKLWNTFHPPELVRPALERTLKALKLDYVDLYIIELPMAFKDQDGNYIYHHTDLCATWEALEACKDAGLVKSLGVSNFNRRQLELLLNKPGLKHKPVSNQVECHPYFTQPKLLEYCRQHDIVIVGYCPIGSSRDASWVNLKCPPLLDDEVLVSIGKKYNKSSAQVALRFNIQRGVVVIPKSFNPERIKHNFQIFDFSLTEEEMKAIEALNKNIRFVELLMWSDHPEYPFHDEY